One segment of Arvicanthis niloticus isolate mArvNil1 chromosome 5, mArvNil1.pat.X, whole genome shotgun sequence DNA contains the following:
- the LOC117708379 gene encoding LOW QUALITY PROTEIN: preferentially expressed antigen in melanoma-like protein 7 (The sequence of the model RefSeq protein was modified relative to this genomic sequence to represent the inferred CDS: inserted 1 base in 1 codon): MAETEVSPRRQYMKVFSDLSFKSSQHEDKHQTHLLQWAKDREGFLHLCSEKLIGSLEVPKVRKVIKIVQPEFIKELELNTVGNLSELAKLVPCHQQDKKSSQTHASTLCIFGRSTYTPLVERNVTEMISLFPKHSYFQHLTIDVYFLKDHMNELFRCLEAFLVSLTIMVSLTIALCQIPQSELESFAQHWNYGQLKHLCVKGFSLTTLNITPLKFFLESITDTLQTLELEDCRVNDSHFSIFLPALTQCTHLTSINFYDNKISMDALKDLVHHTTNMXQLTMELYSAPVEVYNEWRYVQVEIFSQHYCKLMHTLMALRQPKSICFGTYSCSDCDTRCIFEKKVTFCECLEEQQEYSF, from the exons ATGGCTGAAACAGAAGTAAGCCCCAG GAGGCAGTATATGAAAGTGTTTAGTGACCTTTCCTTTAAATCTTCTCAGCATGAAGATAAACACCAAACACATTTGTTGCAGTGGGCAAAGGACAGAGAGGGTTTCCTGCATCTGTGCTCTGAGAAGTTGATTGGATCATTAGAA GTGCCCAAGGTCAGGAAGGTGATAAAAATTGTACAACCAGAGTTCATCAAGGAGTTGGAACTGAATACAGTGGGGAATCTGTCTGAATTGGCAAAACTTGTTCCTTGCCATCAGCAAGATAAAAAATCTTCACAAACTCATGCTAGTACACTATGCATCTTTGGAAGAAGTACTTACACACCCTTAGTGGAGAGGAATGTCACCGAGATGATTTCTCTGTTCCCCAAACACAGCTATTTCCAGCATCTCACTATTGATGTCTATTttctcaaagaccacatgaaTGAGTTGTTCAG GTGTCTTGAGGCTTTCTTGGTGTCCCTGACCATTATGGTGTCCCTGACCATTGCTCTGTGCCAGATCCCTCAATCAGAGTTGGAGTCATTTGCCCAGCATTGGAACTATGGTCAGCTTAAAC ATCTATGCGTAAAAGGTTTCTCTTTAACTACATTGAATATCACACCTCTCAAATTCTTTTTAGAAAGTATTACAGATACTCTGCAGACTCTGGAATTAGAAGACTGTAGGGTGAATGACTCTCACTTCAGTATCTTTCTGCCTGCCCTGACCCAATGCACCCATCTCACTAGCATCAATTTTTATGACAATAAAATCTCCATGGATGCTCTGAAGGACCTTGTGCACCATACCACCAACA ACCAGCTGACCATGGAACTGTACTCTGCTCCAGTAGAGGTCTATAATGAGTGGAGGTATGTTCAAGTAGAGATATTTTCTCAGCATTATTGTAagctcatgcacacactcatggcTCTAAGGCAGCCCAAGTCAATCTGCTTTGGTACCTATTCCTGTTCTGACTGTGATACACGTTGTATCTTTGAAAAGAAGGTCACATTTTGTGAATGCTTGGAGGAACAACAGGAATATTCCTTCTGA